A window from Vigna angularis cultivar LongXiaoDou No.4 chromosome 7, ASM1680809v1, whole genome shotgun sequence encodes these proteins:
- the LOC108336272 gene encoding chaperone protein dnaJ 1, mitochondrial isoform X1 — translation MRRFMRLTPYRRHLLSSVTSESLVDKGESSFSKFLSAGQSFFLARALVSCGFVRKTEESVIPRIPFRYRYFHATALSSSADRDYYRVLGIPENASQDEIKKAFHLLAKKYHPDANKNNPSAKRKFQDIREAYETLRDSKKRAQYNEMRSRGSEDTGYNHGDAERFRNAYRSHFSDSFHKVFSEIFEEATTQFSSNIEVELSLTFSEAARGCTKHVSFDAFVPCDYCNGQGHPLDAVPIVCPTCRGLGRVTIPPFTSTCITCKGSGQIAKGFCITCRGSGVVEGVKEVKVTIPAGVDSGDTIHVPEGGNAAGSVGRSGSLYIKIKVAEDSIFTRDGADVYVESNISFTQAILGGEVEVPTLSGKMQLKIPKGVQHGQLLVLRGKGLPKHGFLVHHGDQYVRFRVNLPIAINERQRAILEELAKEEINEGNSSSFGGNWWQQILEHTTAPKFMLELSVLILFLVFVNKVLT, via the exons ATGAGAAGGTTCATGCGTTTAACGCCT TATCGGCGCCATTTGCTTTCGTCTGTGACCTCAGAATCGCTCGTGGACAAAGGAGAATCGTCATTCAGCAAATTCTTGTCGGCTGGCCAATCGTTTTTTCTGGCTCGGG CTTTGGTCAGTTGCGGTTTCGTCAGGAAAACAGAGGAGTCTGTGATTCCGAGAATACCGTTTAGATATCGTTATTTCCATGCCACAG CATTGTCTTCTTCAGCTGACAGAGACTACTATCGAGTTCTTGGTATTCCTGAAAATGCCAGTCAAGATGAGATAAAGAAGGCCTTTCACTTG CTCGCTAAAAAGTACCATCCAGATGCAAACAAGAACAATCCATCTGCTAAAAGGAAATTTCAAGATATAAGAGAAGCTTATGAG ACATTGAGAGACTCTAAAAAGAGAGCACAGTACAACGAG ATGCGTTCTCGTGGTTCAGAAGATACAGGATATAATCATGGTGATGCAGAAAGGTTTAGAAATGCCTATCGTTCtcatttttcagattcatttcATAAAGTATTCTCTGAG ATATTTGAAGAAGCAACTACTCAATTCTCATCAAACATAGAG GTGGAGTTGTCTCTTACTTTCTCAGAAGCTGCAAGAGGATGCACCAAACACGTGTCATTTGATGCATTCGTTCCCTGTGATTATTGTA ATGGGCAGGGCCATCCTCTTGATGCCGTTCCAATAGTTTGTCCAACATGTAGGGGCTTAGGTCGA GTTACAATCCCCCCATTTACATCAACATGCATAACCTGTAAAGGATCAGGCCAAATTGCAAAG GGCTTTTGTATAACATGTAGAGGATCTGGGGTGGTTGAAGGGGTTAAAGAGGTTAAAGTTACTATACCAGCAG GTGTGGATTCGGGAGATACAATCCATGTGCCAGAAGGTGGGAATGCTGCTGGAAGTGTAGGCCGATCTGGAAgtttatacattaaaataaag GTGGCAGAGGATTCAATATTTACCAGAGATGGTGCAGATGTCTACGTGGAGTCTAATATTAGCTTTACACAG GCTATTCTTGGTGGTGAAGTTGAGGTGCCTACTTTATCCGGGAAGATgcaattaaaa ATACCCAAGGGTGTTCAACATGGACAGCTTCTGGTACTTAGAGGCAAAG GACTTCCAAAGCATGGGTTTCTTGTACATCATGGGGATCAATATGTACGGTTTCGTGTTAACCTTCCCAT TGCAATCAATGAACGACAACGTGCTATACTTGAAGAACTTGCGAAGGAAGAAATAAATGAGGGAAACAGCTCTTCATTTGGGGGAAATTG GTGGCAGCAAATTCTTGAACACACGACGGCCCCAAAGTTCATGCTGGAACTATCTGTGCTGATATTATTCCTTGTCTTCGTTAACAAAGTGTTGACCTGA
- the LOC108336272 gene encoding chaperone protein dnaJ 1, mitochondrial isoform X3: MRRFMRLTPYRRHLLSSVTSESLVDKGESSFSKFLSAGQSFFLARALSSSADRDYYRVLGIPENASQDEIKKAFHLLAKKYHPDANKNNPSAKRKFQDIREAYETLRDSKKRAQYNEMRSRGSEDTGYNHGDAERFRNAYRSHFSDSFHKVFSEIFEEATTQFSSNIEVELSLTFSEAARGCTKHVSFDAFVPCDYCNGQGHPLDAVPIVCPTCRGLGRVTIPPFTSTCITCKGSGQIAKGFCITCRGSGVVEGVKEVKVTIPAGVDSGDTIHVPEGGNAAGSVGRSGSLYIKIKVAEDSIFTRDGADVYVESNISFTQAILGGEVEVPTLSGKMQLKIPKGVQHGQLLVLRGKGLPKHGFLVHHGDQYVRFRVNLPIAINERQRAILEELAKEEINEGNSSSFGGNWWQQILEHTTAPKFMLELSVLILFLVFVNKVLT, translated from the exons ATGAGAAGGTTCATGCGTTTAACGCCT TATCGGCGCCATTTGCTTTCGTCTGTGACCTCAGAATCGCTCGTGGACAAAGGAGAATCGTCATTCAGCAAATTCTTGTCGGCTGGCCAATCGTTTTTTCTGGCTCGGG CATTGTCTTCTTCAGCTGACAGAGACTACTATCGAGTTCTTGGTATTCCTGAAAATGCCAGTCAAGATGAGATAAAGAAGGCCTTTCACTTG CTCGCTAAAAAGTACCATCCAGATGCAAACAAGAACAATCCATCTGCTAAAAGGAAATTTCAAGATATAAGAGAAGCTTATGAG ACATTGAGAGACTCTAAAAAGAGAGCACAGTACAACGAG ATGCGTTCTCGTGGTTCAGAAGATACAGGATATAATCATGGTGATGCAGAAAGGTTTAGAAATGCCTATCGTTCtcatttttcagattcatttcATAAAGTATTCTCTGAG ATATTTGAAGAAGCAACTACTCAATTCTCATCAAACATAGAG GTGGAGTTGTCTCTTACTTTCTCAGAAGCTGCAAGAGGATGCACCAAACACGTGTCATTTGATGCATTCGTTCCCTGTGATTATTGTA ATGGGCAGGGCCATCCTCTTGATGCCGTTCCAATAGTTTGTCCAACATGTAGGGGCTTAGGTCGA GTTACAATCCCCCCATTTACATCAACATGCATAACCTGTAAAGGATCAGGCCAAATTGCAAAG GGCTTTTGTATAACATGTAGAGGATCTGGGGTGGTTGAAGGGGTTAAAGAGGTTAAAGTTACTATACCAGCAG GTGTGGATTCGGGAGATACAATCCATGTGCCAGAAGGTGGGAATGCTGCTGGAAGTGTAGGCCGATCTGGAAgtttatacattaaaataaag GTGGCAGAGGATTCAATATTTACCAGAGATGGTGCAGATGTCTACGTGGAGTCTAATATTAGCTTTACACAG GCTATTCTTGGTGGTGAAGTTGAGGTGCCTACTTTATCCGGGAAGATgcaattaaaa ATACCCAAGGGTGTTCAACATGGACAGCTTCTGGTACTTAGAGGCAAAG GACTTCCAAAGCATGGGTTTCTTGTACATCATGGGGATCAATATGTACGGTTTCGTGTTAACCTTCCCAT TGCAATCAATGAACGACAACGTGCTATACTTGAAGAACTTGCGAAGGAAGAAATAAATGAGGGAAACAGCTCTTCATTTGGGGGAAATTG GTGGCAGCAAATTCTTGAACACACGACGGCCCCAAAGTTCATGCTGGAACTATCTGTGCTGATATTATTCCTTGTCTTCGTTAACAAAGTGTTGACCTGA
- the LOC108337814 gene encoding non-specific lipid transfer protein GPI-anchored 26, producing the protein MGKREFALMVMFAGILVLGNLQEASAQCGGNFSAVFAQCEQFYRENGPTEPSLECCQELKRQNIDLQCACDYIASRPPGIGPRNGIDLNRTVSVSRACGIQIPPGLRCGDFIIPPNPAPYPAPPPEEGS; encoded by the exons ATGGGAAAGAGAGAGTTTGCATTAATGGTGATGTTTGCTGGAATATTAGTGCTAGGGAACCTCCAAGAGGCTTCGGCACAATGTGGAGGTAACTTCAGTGCTGTTTTCGCTCAATGTGAGCAGTTCTACAGAGAGAATGGCCCAACGGAGCCATCTCTAGAGTGCTGCCAGGAACTGAAAAGACAGAATATAGATCTGCAATGCGCCTGCGATTACATTGCTTCTAGGCCTCCTGGCATTGGCCCTAGGAATGGAATCGACCTCAACCGAACTGTCTCTGTCTCCAGAGCTTGTGGAATTCAAATTCCTCCTGGACTGCGCTGTGGAG ATTTCATCATTCCTCCTAATCCTGCACCTTATCCTGCTCCTCCTCCCGAGGAGGGAAGTTGA
- the LOC108337936 gene encoding uncharacterized protein LOC108337936 yields MAPEGIYRDHWASFVDYRLDERTKEIALKNKHNRTKQTLAHTGGSKSIARKREEMEKECGHKVSRGEVWIATHKRTNGAFVSDEAREIGVSSNLFSDSVMNTPLARNQWFLFFQYF; encoded by the exons ATGGCTCCAGAAGGCATATATAGAGATCATTGGGCTTCTTTTGTTGACTATCGACTTGATGAAAGAACAAAG GAGATTGCcctaaaaaataaacacaatagGACAAAACAAACTCTTGCTCACACAGGGGGATCCAAGAGCATTGcaaggaagagagaagaaatg GAAAAAGAGTGTGGGCACAAAGTTAGCAGAGGAGAAGTTTGGATAGCTACTCATAAGAGGACCAATGGAGCTTTTGTTAGTGATGAGGCAAGGGAAATTGGTGTAAGTTCCAATCTTTTTA GTGACTCTGTGATGAACACACCTCTTGCAAGAAATCagtggttccttttctttcag TACTTCTAA
- the LOC108336272 gene encoding chaperone protein dnaJ 1, mitochondrial isoform X2, translating to MRRFMRLTPYRRHLLSSVTSESLVDKGESSFSKFLSAGQSFFLARALVSCGFVRKTEESVIPRIPFRYRYFHATALSSSADRDYYRVLGIPENASQDEIKKAFHLLAKKYHPDANKNNPSAKRKFQDIREAYETLRDSKKRAQYNEMRSRGSEDTGYNHGDAERFRNAYRSHFSDSFHKVFSEIFEEATTQFSSNIEVELSLTFSEAARGCTKHVSFDAFVPCDYCNGQGHPLDAVPIVCPTCRGLGRVTIPPFTSTCITCKGSGQIAKGFCITCRGSGVVEGVKEVKVTIPAGVDSGDTIHVPEGGNAAGSVGRSGSLYIKIKVAEDSIFTRDGADVYVESNISFTQAILGGEVEVPTLSGKMQLKIPKGVQHGQLLVLRGKGLPKHGFLVHHGDQYVRFRVNLPIAINERQRAILEELAKEEINEGNSSSFGGNWLYQQLSTG from the exons ATGAGAAGGTTCATGCGTTTAACGCCT TATCGGCGCCATTTGCTTTCGTCTGTGACCTCAGAATCGCTCGTGGACAAAGGAGAATCGTCATTCAGCAAATTCTTGTCGGCTGGCCAATCGTTTTTTCTGGCTCGGG CTTTGGTCAGTTGCGGTTTCGTCAGGAAAACAGAGGAGTCTGTGATTCCGAGAATACCGTTTAGATATCGTTATTTCCATGCCACAG CATTGTCTTCTTCAGCTGACAGAGACTACTATCGAGTTCTTGGTATTCCTGAAAATGCCAGTCAAGATGAGATAAAGAAGGCCTTTCACTTG CTCGCTAAAAAGTACCATCCAGATGCAAACAAGAACAATCCATCTGCTAAAAGGAAATTTCAAGATATAAGAGAAGCTTATGAG ACATTGAGAGACTCTAAAAAGAGAGCACAGTACAACGAG ATGCGTTCTCGTGGTTCAGAAGATACAGGATATAATCATGGTGATGCAGAAAGGTTTAGAAATGCCTATCGTTCtcatttttcagattcatttcATAAAGTATTCTCTGAG ATATTTGAAGAAGCAACTACTCAATTCTCATCAAACATAGAG GTGGAGTTGTCTCTTACTTTCTCAGAAGCTGCAAGAGGATGCACCAAACACGTGTCATTTGATGCATTCGTTCCCTGTGATTATTGTA ATGGGCAGGGCCATCCTCTTGATGCCGTTCCAATAGTTTGTCCAACATGTAGGGGCTTAGGTCGA GTTACAATCCCCCCATTTACATCAACATGCATAACCTGTAAAGGATCAGGCCAAATTGCAAAG GGCTTTTGTATAACATGTAGAGGATCTGGGGTGGTTGAAGGGGTTAAAGAGGTTAAAGTTACTATACCAGCAG GTGTGGATTCGGGAGATACAATCCATGTGCCAGAAGGTGGGAATGCTGCTGGAAGTGTAGGCCGATCTGGAAgtttatacattaaaataaag GTGGCAGAGGATTCAATATTTACCAGAGATGGTGCAGATGTCTACGTGGAGTCTAATATTAGCTTTACACAG GCTATTCTTGGTGGTGAAGTTGAGGTGCCTACTTTATCCGGGAAGATgcaattaaaa ATACCCAAGGGTGTTCAACATGGACAGCTTCTGGTACTTAGAGGCAAAG GACTTCCAAAGCATGGGTTTCTTGTACATCATGGGGATCAATATGTACGGTTTCGTGTTAACCTTCCCAT TGCAATCAATGAACGACAACGTGCTATACTTGAAGAACTTGCGAAGGAAGAAATAAATGAGGGAAACAGCTCTTCATTTGGGGGAAATTG GCTTTACCAGCAGCTATCTACTGGTTGA